The Plectropomus leopardus isolate mb chromosome 14, YSFRI_Pleo_2.0, whole genome shotgun sequence DNA window ggatgaatgaatgaggtTTGGACATGCTCAGTAAGTCTTGGGAAGCCTATCTTTACTGATTTACGCGCCAGATTTTTTAGTAAAACGCGGGTTCTTCAGCTGATTTATGAGTGAGACAATGTGTTTGCAACAAGAACCCATTACCATACAGCTGTGGAGTTATCTCCCGCTCTGTCCTCTCTatctaaaataaacacaagcaaCAAGAGAAAAGGCTGCGAGGTCACAGGCATAAAAGGCGCTCGGGGCGTCCAGGCGCGTAAAGACGCATAAACAATGAGTGATCACTGAAGAAAAACGACTTAATTTTCTATTGTTTACTTTTTCTGCTGAGTCTGTGTCTCTGGTAGCCAacaataaattttatttaacttgCCAACTTTTACgacaaaatacaaatgttccccttcatttgtttataaaatgtgCTGTATTTGGTTTGGATTCTGCAGATAAAGCGCATAAACGTTATAGTTTCTGGACCAGGTGTATCAAAGACTCCAAATAATCATATGAGTGATGGTATCTCAAGCAAAAAGAAGGTGGAGAGGATTGTGGGCGGTGTCTGGTGACTGACAGTGTCTCTAATGGCACCACACTGCGGTATATAAACTGGGAGGGACGTCAAACACCCCTCACTGGGAGTCACTATGCGCTGATGCTCCGCCACATGCTCGCATCACTGTTGGCAACACGCGCCCCGCATCAGCACAGCAAACTCAAACAACATCTGACCGGCACGATGGATGGGCAACATAAAGACCGCAGACAGACTCACTTGTGGATATTGACGTTACTGATATTTGTCTGAGCACTGGATAACTCGGTCTTTTCCAACTTCTTCTTCTGGATACGGATTGCGGAGCTGGATCTTGACTTACAGGCTTTGGAAGAAGgattatatttattctttattaataaatcactttatttgtcaTCACTCCGTTTTCGCCGCCATCACTTGGAATAGGAGCGTTTTTTCTTGGaactgactttttaaggatACGCACACCAAACTCTAAAGGATGGCCGTTTGGTTCACCTCTGTCCTCGCAATAGTTATAACATTATTTACTCAggtgggctgtttttttttttatcttttgcaaatttagaaataattattttagacacaaatgtattattttgttgtgctcacctttttgtacttttttaggTTCTGGGAACAGGTGTATTCGAGATAGATCTCCATCACTTTCAGAATACTAAAGGTTTGCTGGCAAATGGACTTAGTTGCAGCATGACTGGCTGCAGGACTTATTTCAGGGTTTGTTTGAAGAACTTCCAGACGGTGGTGTCTCCTGGAGGCTGCATTTTTGGCAAAGTCACCACACCTGTTCTGGGCACCAACTCATTCAGCATCCAGCAGGACGCCAGGCTGCGTCTGCCGCTCAACTTCACCTGGCCGGTAAGAGCACTTGTCTTGCCGCGCGCACTAATTTCTCCACACAGTTAATTTGTGCACACAAAATTCAGTATGATTTTAACATGATTAAGtattgaatgaaatgaaatggaaaaaaacagtcttgaaataaaaaaaatgatcgcAAAACACGAAAAGTCAGACTTATAGtacaaaaaagagggaaaaaaacgcaaaaagaagataaaaatcatattaaatatttgcaaaaaaagagggaaaagtccgtcttttttaaaatgatcgcaaaaaagggaaaaacgaacttataataaacatttgattgcaaaaaagaaaaaaatatcaaatgtatAATGAAAAATTGATTGCAAAAAGGAGGGAACAATTGacttatgataaaaaaaatcacataatacaattggattaaaaacagaaaatctgagTTACCCTTCTGTATAGTTTTATTATCTTCATCAAATCAACACAAAACTACCTACTTACAggtataatgcattttaaatcaacTGTTACATTGTTTACTGTGTGTTGTTGAAGAAAGAACTGTGCAACTATGAAAGCCTTCATTcgtatgttttcattttagggTTATTTCTAACGAATTACAGTGAAATGttactgttttatattttttattggaaCCATTACATCAGTatttcagtgggaaaaaaaactagttccgtaaatatgctttttatatattttcaggttttatgtaacatttatttCCTCATTTGTCCCCACAGGGTGCTTTCTCATTAGTTATTGAAGCCTGGTATTCTCCAACAGCGGACCTACCTGGAGGTGAGCAGACGCACACTCCCTCTCCGCCACTAGAGGGAGACATGTCATTTGTAGATGACTTATTACCTATCGCACGTCTCATCAATAACCCGCACTTTACGCGCTGACAAGCGCATCTGGCATTTTCAGCGTCATGGATTTGTTAGGATGCCTTATGAGTCACACGACAATTCCTCACAATCAAATCTCTCCAACACAATCGCACTtcccttgttttatttttggcgTTCATGGGAAAGTGGACAAGCTTGAGTGAGAATATGAAgcgttgccaaaaaaaatcccatgacagccttttcctggattttacaCCTTTTTTGTTAGGTCCTTTATAATGATATGAAAGGAAGAGGAAGTTTCAGTGTACAGATTGTGTATTGTTGCAAATCACTTAAAGATTAACTGTTAGATTTCTTAACTAAAAAGTTTGAAActaatctttatttgttttatgttccCTACAGATACCACCAACCCTGAATTCTTGATTAGTTCTTTTGCCATCCAAAGACAGTTGGGAATAGGGCCTGAGTGGTCCCAGTATGTGCAGAACGGGACGCAGACGGAGCTAAGGTACTCATACCGGTTCATCTGCAATGAACATTACTACGGGGACACTTGTTCCAAAATATGCGCTCCAAGAGACGACCATTTTGGCCACTACACCTGCAAGGCTGACGGGCAAATAGCCTGTCTACCGGGATGGAAGGGAGAATACTGCCAAGAACGTAAGCAAGAGTAAAGACACCATATGGACACTTTCCTTTGTTTGTGAGAAAAGGTCACAAGGCAGTTGTTATGCGAGGTTACACATTGTAAggaagtaaaagtaagatacaAGTATATAGTTTACAGAACATAAAGCCACTTGAGTGCTACACTTGTTATTCTTCTGCAAAGTTGTTCCATAAATAAGATACAAAGTAACATTGTAAACTttcagtttatatatatatatatataatttatatatatatagatatatatataatagatagatatatatatagatagatagaatagatatagatatagatagatagatagatagatagatagatagatagatagatatagatatagatatatatgttTTACATGAAATTACCTGTTACATAATCACAGGTGTGTATTCTGGGATGCAAAGCAGCCACACAATCAGAGAGAGCAGGCATTAAGGTGAAATTAGACGACAGCTTTCTTTGTGGGCGCGTGCGGGTTTTTAATCCAGGGCGGTGGTCGCCCGGCAGCGCGCGCCGGGGTTAATCGCGGCATTATCGTCCGCCACGCGCCACTAAATTGCGGGCTCTATTGTTGAGGCGGTGTAGGGCAGCAGCTGCAAACGGGGCTCGAACTGCCCACCGATAACAATAGGGCAGCTGTCCTGCTTTTTTGAGAACAAGCATCTGCTCTGCACTAACCAGCCGTTTAACACCATAAAACCCGTGCACAATCGATGTCACATAGACCTACAGCACAGAGAGGGCCGCCCATTATGTTTTCAATTGATAAAGGTCAGGTAACAGGTTTTATTGTGCgcagaaagaaacatttaaaagtgataaaagttttatttatagctTGTTATAAATGTCAAAGTAgaaatttttaaatatccccgttttttctctgcattttcagcaatcTGTCTGGAAGGGTGCAATGAAAGGAACGGAAACTGTACATTACCTGGAGAGTGCAAGTGAGTATTctcttagggactgtactttattttttcagagcAGAGGGATGGCTGGGGTGCCACCTCTtcctaattttcttttcaattacACAACCCTCCCCCTaggctacaaatatttttcattgagcCCTGTGTCTGGGGAAAAAGGCATGACATTAACTACACTGCAAATAACCATAAATCACAaattctggctgtgataaatggttttTAACGAAAGAATGCCTTTTAAACCCACTAGTGGGTTTTGGGGTTCTGAGGGGATTTAAGATAAATGCAAAACTATggttaaagttgaatgtccttCCTCTAagccaaatccaaaaacatggTTCCATCCTCAGTGTTTATAAAAATTTTGGAATACCTCCCCTATTTTGCAccatctcctcccctctcatttaaaacaaacagtcccttataGTCCATGAGTATTTATCTAAATGTTAATTTCTGTTCATTAGCATGGTGGCACCCACAAACTGATAAAACACACTGATTAACATTTACAATGTATGCAGAAGAAATCATAAGAGTAGATAAACCATCACATAATCTCTTTGTGCCTAATACCAAGAGTGTAGATTCCGTAACAACAGCGGTGGACACACATATTAAACAGTGGGCTGGGGGACCCAATGCCAGAaatttttttgagcatcaaagGCTTAATGTCTTGTATTCTGGTAAATTTTTATGCATCAGTTTGGACCTTTACTGCCTCAATTTATGGTCTAAACATCTTTAATTCTGTCAAAATGAAAACCCTCTGCACATGATTAAAATATTGAGAGTGATGTTTTCCATGTATCCTAACAAAAAGCtaacgtttttattttttttatttttaggacttATTTCTTTGAATATCTGTCTTAAATAATCTCTAGGATTATGGCGTAatggatttaaaaaagagataaCATTCTCTCTGGTACGAGTGTGCTGAAGAGGCAATTAGTAGGCTTCCAAGAGGGAATATGAGTGTTAATTTCTGTGTGAGCCAAAGGTCatgttgcattgttttgtgtgtgaacaGATGCAGAGAGGGCTGGCAGGGACTCTTTTGTGATGTGTGTAAACTCCATCCATCCTGTCAACATGGTACCTGTAAAGAGCCGTGGCAGTGCACCTGCAAGGAGGGCTGGGGAGGCATCTTTTGTGACCAAGGTGTGTAACTAGCTCTTAATACTGTAAATATGAGAAAGCTACCTCTTTTTGGCTCCATTAGTAACATTTCCACTCATTTGTTGTTCAGATTTGAACTACTGCACCCACCACAAACCCTGTGCCAACGGGGCCACGTGTATGAACACAGGCCAGGGCAGCTACACCTGCACCTGCATGCCTGGCTTCACCGGGGTTAACTGTGACTTGGAGGTCAGGGAGTGTGACAGCCAGCCCTGTCGCAACGGAGGCCACTGCCTGGTGAGTGCggaagtctctctctctcctttcccacaacacaggctttcctgtttttgtttttgcctcacTCTATCTGCTAGTCCAGGAGGATGCTATCGATTGTCAAGTCAGTGGATGACCCAGTTCACAGAGTGTGGACTGTAAATAGAATTCAAACTAAGGATAATGGGGTTCATTGGGACAGCAGTGAACAGGATATGATAAAGAAAACATCTGACAGGGAGCTTTTTGATAaactttatatcttttttttgcccCTGCAGGACTCTGAGAACGGCTAtaggtgtgtgtgcgcacaggGGTTTGAAGGGACATACTGCGAACACAAGATGCTGACCTGTGCAGATAAACCCTGCTTTCATGGCGGGAAGTGCCGAGAGAGGGATAATGGGCATACTTATATATGCGAGTGTCCAGCAGGCTACACTGGACGCAACTGCGAGAAGAAAGTGGATCAATGTACCTCACTGCAATGCACTAATGGTAAAATatcattctttcaacattaaGAACAATCTTTGCTTTCttcatatctgaaaaaaaaaaaaacggaataTGGGAAAAGGAttctaaaatgttgtttttgttttgcataggTGGACATTGTGTGACCCAGGGTAACCTCCGACTGTGCAGCTGTCGCTCAGGGTTCACAGGTCTGCGCTGCGAGATCAACATCAACGAGTGTGCCAGGAACCCCTGTGCCAACGGCTCCACCTGCATAGACCGCATCAATGACTACACCTGCACCTGCCCCCCAGGGTACACAGGCCGCCACTGCGACAAGCCCACAGACCGCTGTGCCTCTCAGCCCTGCCTGAACGGTGGGACATGCACCCTTGGAGCCAAAGGCCAGCCCACCTGCATCTGCCCCACCCATTACAGCGGCTCCCAGTGCCAGTCCAACGACGTGCCTTTACCCAACACCTCCAAGCTGAGCTTGGCAGCCATCTGCTTGGGAGTAGGCCTGGTAGCTGTTCTGGTGCTTCTCTGCATGGTGGTGGTGGTAATATGTCACGtcaggaggcagaggagcaaGGAGCAAGACTCAGAGACAATGAACAACCTCTCTAAGGTTGACTTTCAGAAAGAGAACCTCATCTCCACTCTGGAGCTCAAGAACACCAATAAAAAGGTGGATTTGGAGGTGGAGTGTCCTAGGGACAAgtcaaaccacaaacacatcaaCCACTACCACCTGGACTATAAAACCTCCACGGGGTACAAAGACGAACTGTCCCTTTTGGACAAAgatgaaaactgtgaaaagacgataaaagaaaaaaagcatttgagtAGAACGTACAGGTAAGTGCACATGAAGGGGTTGGTTATGATGATTACAACATCAGTTCATTGCTTttaatgtgcaacattttgtttttgtgctcagTAACTAACATGATGCATCTTCCCTCCACAGTGAACGGCCAGAGTGTAGAATATCAACGATATGTTCTTCCAGAGATTCAATGTACCAGTCTGTCTTTGTAATAGCTGAAGAGAAAAACGAATGCATCATTGCAACAGAGGtacgtttctttttttcatgatgaatctatttccttgtgtgtgtatatatataaattttcaggtgatgataaactaaagaaaacttattccattatattcaattttCTACCAATGTATTCCCCTACCTTCTAACcataaacagcattttcttGTCTGTTATTTTACGTTAGGTTTCCTACTGAGGTAGTcattgagcttttttttaaatcttctttttCAGGTATAACAAGTGGAAGATATTATTCACTGTCAACATTGGATTTCTTGTGAACTTGTTTACAAGTGTGGAGAGACTGGGATTTATTTAAATGCAAGTTGCTGCTCTTGAAAACTTGATAACTGGATGGAGCCGGTGTGCTCTTCAAATTCAACAGAACTGAAGCTACTAATCTTTGTGAGAAtgtaaagactgaaaaaaagactaaaaataatgagcaaatcAGACTTGTGGAAGCAGCTTTGATGTTTCAAACCCTCGTCTGCTCTGTCCAAGTTCATCCAAGGGCAACAGGCCAACATGTTTATGCCTGCGTGTTGATTAGAAGAAGATGACTATCTTGACGTGCCCCTCTCCACCTTTTTGCAGTAATCAGCAATCAGCAAATCAACTTACTGCCAACAAGCCTGTGGAAGGAgccggctttttttttttctttttcttttctttttttgtggcctGCAATGCGCTATGCAAACAAAAATCAGCATTGTGCTCAAtcagaaaaggacaaaaactactgaaaacggTTCATTTTTGAAGGGTATTTAGGGTTATCCGTTTtgtaaatcctttttttatgaAGAATGTATGCAGCCTAGATCACAAAGCCTTATATATGTGTTTAAAAGCATTGTGCCCCGCCTTATAACGAGTCCTTtgcacagcaaaaataaacataaaagatCAAAAAGATGCAATATGCTACAGCGCCATGCAGGGAAACTCATGATAAGACCTTATGCAAGATCACCCTTAAATGAAGACAAGGAAAAATACATGAAGTGACTATCGTACCAAGGACGCCTTCAATTACTGAACcaataatgttattttgtaagATTAGTATTTCATTAGTAATTTAAGAATATGAAGCACTGATCgttctttgtctgtgttttataagattattttgtatatactgtatatttatatgttgAGATTAGAAGCTGTTTTCAAGTTGACGCCCAGGAaaggtgaatttattttttaagtgtcgtttgtgttttattattttttgttataaaaagaaacaatgaacACATATCTGGTACACTGTTTGTTTGTCGGTCGTCAGTGGTCGAGTGTACACATGGTCCAAATAGAGCTCCTAATTTAAATGTTGAATCAAATAGAAACGTTTAATTGTGTCAGCCAGTGTGGATGTGGCTTCATTGTCTATAGATACAGTCATATTTGGCCTGGTAGCATTTCTGATGATTCCGTGTCTATGTCCATGACGTCTGTGTCGGTGTGATGTGAAATCATTGTGCTAGAAATCATTCAGTGGACACTTTTGTCATTTGCAGCAATGTAAGGAAATTCTCAAACaaatagatatatatttaaaacaacatcTGTATGTGAAAATAAAGAATCCTTGTGGTCCTTCTACAGCACCTAACTGCTTCTCTGAACTAATGCTGTATTTTTAGATATAGTGGAGGAACAAAGCACCAGAGACTAGATATCAATGTgagaccaagtcattgttttgcaagttacAAGTGTCAAGTCCTAAACTTGAATTTTTGAGACCTAAGCAAGTCAAGCATGCTTCATCATATGTAAAGCCAGTaaacaacagagtaataatatctttttttaattttttttttacaaaaatcacaaatgcttttgaatatttgtaatttatttgaaGCTGTTGCGTCTTTGTCCATAATTTTCACCACACGCATTTTGCATACTGCACCCGGCTGTCAATGGCTGTCAATATGACATCAGAAGGATGTTTGACTCTTGAGGTGGACAGATGTTGAATTTTGGGTTGCTGATATTCTTATTGTCTAACAACAAAAGAATTTCACATTATGTGGACAAAGGCTTTTGTTCTCAGTACATCACAAGTGAATGTTATTCTACATCAAGATGACTTAGGCATGAGAGGTTGGGAAGACATTACATTTTGGTTTTGACATCAACATCATCTATCCTCAATATTCTACGTTAAATTGACGTTGGGATTAGAATTACTGATGACAAATTTGGTCACTTGGCGCACAAACTAAATGTAACCGTATGTCAACATCcaacaatatcaatataatctgtgtcatttctcatttttgacGCTAAGAATCGTAATGTTCTCAGTGCTCTTCTGCAGCTTGTTTGGGTGCTGtcagattggttcaaacaaagtggatctggggAATTTTGTGTTGACTTTCTGGAACTGAATAGCATTAATATGagttgattcaggaaatgaagggaaaatTAATGGGGTATGTGGCGCGCTTTTGAAATGGCATACTTTTAATCTTTGGGTTTGAAGGGAAGGCATCAAGTGtcttcaagtcaaaaggctcaagtccaagtgaagtcatgagTCGTTAGTATTAAAGTCCAAGTTGAAttgcaagttgtttttttctttgttatattattattttgagtctAAAGTCATGTGACTGAAGTCCACAGTTCTGCTGGATATGATCTCTGATGATGAGCTGTCTCTTACTGCTGTGAGTTGAGAGGGGGAGGGGATGGAGTGAGCTGTCAGGGACTCGGCATATGCTTGCGCATGTGTCAGTGAGTAAATCTGCATATGCCCTTTCACTACTAACCACAGCAAACAGTGGCCCCACGGCCCAGTCGCTGCCAAGCCCCCATGAGGCAGAGAACCATAACAACCCagcaaatgtcacttttcacAATGTCACTTTTACCTTTTTCACCTGAACTCCTGCAGCTGATATTAAAGCTTCAGGCTGAAATCTCAGATATCAATGTCTTTCACTACCACTTGGGGGCAGTAAGCTTTATGTGAAATTATAagagtttatttcttttctcatcAAATGTCATGCTCAGTTTGTGACAAACAGCCAGAGAACAAATGATCATAAGCAGGCATTCATAAGAGACCAGCCTGTGTCCCAGGCACAATAGTGTTAGACAGACCTGAGCAGAACACAGACACTTAATGAGCTTAAGAGAGCACAGATATAACAGTCCCGGTTATTTATAGGTAATGTGATTACCTGCTGAACTATCACTGACAGTTTGACACTCAAGGGTACAAGAGGTgtttccacattaaaaaaacatttcaaataaattgTTACTAACACTACAGGCCTATGTGACAgcaatatatttgaaaaatgtgaaactcAAATCACTGTCATGCAAGGTTATTTCAGTTAACTAAAGCTGAACTTAAAACTAGGTGAGAAAAAACACTTACAGTTAACtggaattaaaattaaagaataGACTTCAGAAACAAAACTAACTGAAACAATATTGTTTACTTACATAACTACTTCAAATAAAATGGGTAAACTATCTGAGTGACGTGAGTCAGCTGTCTTCacaaagtgttgtgtttgtatttgataTCTATTCTGAATTTTGCCCATGCCCCATATAACTAtaacctaataataataacataacttAAACTTATACTGAaaccaataaaagcaaaactaaaagtaaatatttttaaatggtcaaaataaaattatcaaatCCACCCGGGGAACTCACCAACacgagacaaaataaaacaaaaaagaaaatgaaatcaaataaaaataagaactaataaaaagaaaaatacaaaactgggACATCCACTTTACTGTGATTCAATTACCTTCACGAAGTGTCGTGTTTGTATTTGATATCTATTCTGAATTTTGCCCTTGCCCCATATAACTATAACCTAATAATGATAACATGACTTAAACTTATACTGAAACCAATACAAgcaaaactaaaagtaaatatttttaaatggtcaaaattaaattatcaaatCCACCCGGGGAACTCACCAACacgagacaaaataaaacaaaaaagaaaatgaaatcaaataaaaataagaactaataaaaagaaaaatacaaaactgggGCATCCACTTTACTGTGATTCAATTACCTTCAGGAAgtgctgtgtttgtatttgatgTCTATTCTGAATCTTGCCTCTGCCCTATCTAAAAAtagcctaataataataacatgacTTAAACTGAaaccaataaaagcaaaactaaaacaaaatatgtttagacagtaaaaacaaaacagtatatTATACATTCAAGTGGTCCAACTAAATTCAAACTGATTGGTTTATCTGTCAGCTGAGCCCGACCCTCCTGTGATCTGATTGGTCGACACCGTCTCGCTCTGACGTCCCTGAACAACAAATACACGTGTTTGTGCATCAGTAGGATACAGAGACGCACTCCACGTCCAGACGATGTTTTTGATGCCATAATAATAGACTCGACGTTTTCAAAAGGGCTGAATTAAGATTGCTGGATATTAACTTCTGTCTTCAGCTCTGTGTAATAGTGACGGTAGGATGTATTGGAATGTATAGGACGACAGAAGTAACAAAGGACAAACTGAAGAGCACCAGCTTGTTTACAGATATAGAAACGCACTTCTCTCGTTATTAAATCACAGCCGAGCGGTTAAAATGAAACCTCAGGACATTATCAAAGAAAAGGGCAACCTGTGGATATTTGGGTATGGCTCCTTAGTGTGGAAACCTGATTTTGCGTACAGGAAGAGCAAAGTTGGCTTCATTAAAGGATACAAAAGGCGCTTCTGGCAAGGAGATGATTTTTATCGAGGGGACAAGGAAAAGGTGAGATGACCtccaacattttaatttacttttatattGTATCACACCAGTTGGTTCAAATATCACATGTGCTGATGATTTTTGcaggttatttatttttttcccactttattatgtattattttgagGTATTAAACTTGTTGTTGTGCTGAGTAGTCATGTCCTCACTGTCTGTGTCCTTGCTCTCCACAGCCAGGCAGAGTGGCCACACTTGTGGAGGATAAGGAGGTAAGTGCCTTTCATCCTGAAGCTGCCATTCTGTTTTGATCCTCTATATAGCATGTAATGCTGAATCCAACTAGCTATATTCCTACCATTACTATGCTATCACAAAGAtgtcaaatgttattttaacccAATGATCATGAGCAAGCGTCCCAAAGAACTTGTA harbors:
- the LOC121953879 gene encoding delta-like protein 4; translation: MAVWFTSVLAIVITLFTQVLGTGVFEIDLHHFQNTKGLLANGLSCSMTGCRTYFRVCLKNFQTVVSPGGCIFGKVTTPVLGTNSFSIQQDARLRLPLNFTWPGAFSLVIEAWYSPTADLPGDTTNPEFLISSFAIQRQLGIGPEWSQYVQNGTQTELRYSYRFICNEHYYGDTCSKICAPRDDHFGHYTCKADGQIACLPGWKGEYCQEPICLEGCNERNGNCTLPGECKCREGWQGLFCDVCKLHPSCQHGTCKEPWQCTCKEGWGGIFCDQDLNYCTHHKPCANGATCMNTGQGSYTCTCMPGFTGVNCDLEVRECDSQPCRNGGHCLDSENGYRCVCAQGFEGTYCEHKMLTCADKPCFHGGKCRERDNGHTYICECPAGYTGRNCEKKVDQCTSLQCTNGGHCVTQGNLRLCSCRSGFTGLRCEININECARNPCANGSTCIDRINDYTCTCPPGYTGRHCDKPTDRCASQPCLNGGTCTLGAKGQPTCICPTHYSGSQCQSNDVPLPNTSKLSLAAICLGVGLVAVLVLLCMVVVVICHVRRQRSKEQDSETMNNLSKVDFQKENLISTLELKNTNKKVDLEVECPRDKSNHKHINHYHLDYKTSTGYKDELSLLDKDENCEKTIKEKKHLSRTYSERPECRISTICSSRDSMYQSVFVIAEEKNECIIATEV